In Staphylococcus lloydii, the following proteins share a genomic window:
- the agrA gene encoding quorum-sensing response regulator AgrA, with protein MKIFICEDDTRQRDNMTSIINNYIMIEEKPMEIVKATGDPYEILEEARKLDDIGCYFLDIQLEADINGIKLASEIRKHDPVGNIIFVTSHSELTYLTFVYKIAAMDFIFKDDPDELKTRIIDCIETAETRLKLLSKDSNVDTIELKQGSNSVYVRYDDVMFFESSSKSHRLIAHLDNRQIEFYGNLKELSQLDDRFFRCHNSYVINKNNVSAVNTKDRIIYFDNQEFCFASVRNIKKIKNT; from the coding sequence ATGAAAATTTTCATATGTGAGGATGATACAAGACAACGTGATAATATGACTTCAATTATAAACAACTACATTATGATTGAAGAAAAGCCTATGGAAATTGTTAAAGCAACAGGAGATCCTTATGAAATACTAGAAGAAGCCCGCAAGTTGGATGATATCGGTTGTTATTTTTTAGATATTCAACTAGAAGCGGACATAAATGGCATTAAATTAGCAAGTGAAATCCGGAAGCACGACCCTGTTGGCAATATAATATTTGTCACAAGTCATAGTGAATTAACTTATTTAACCTTTGTTTATAAAATTGCCGCTATGGATTTTATATTTAAAGATGACCCGGATGAATTAAAAACACGCATTATTGATTGTATTGAAACGGCAGAAACACGCTTAAAATTGTTATCTAAAGATAGCAATGTCGACACTATTGAACTAAAACAAGGCAGTAACTCCGTATATGTACGCTATGATGATGTAATGTTTTTTGAATCATCTTCCAAATCACATCGGTTAATAGCTCATTTAGACAATAGACAAATTGAATTTTATGGCAATTTAAAAGAACTCAGTCAACTCGATGACCGCTTCTTCAGGTGCCATAATAGTTACGTCATAAACAAAAATAATGTCTCTGCTGTTAACACTAAAGATCGTATTATTTATTTCGATAACCAAGAATTTTGTTTCGCTTCAGTGCGTAACATTAAAAAGATTAAAAACACTTAA
- the agrC gene encoding quorum-sensing sensor histidine kinase AgrC: MEFLNSVYISIYQLIVIFVVLRIIGNVKYTLRDYISIIGIVIPSTFLYFVFGPKTILILVVFTTIFMFIRNKIIGLVLSVLTFLLLYISNFFTIWIATLIIKFNLHNYIMILLYTIIFTIIALMLAFVTRYFIQRLSRSILSLNKIYLTLIGIILLATFLILYMYMPKEVISYGDFKYLAVIYVIFIIIIAILIITVSFSIIREIQYKRNMKEIENYYKYTLQIEQINNEMRKFRHDYVNILSTMSDYIRENDMEGLRNYFTNEILPMQDSMQMNAVKINGIENLKLREIKGLVTTKILQAQEMNISISVEVNEQITKIDMPTIDLSRIIGIIIDNAIEASENIDEDPLIRIAFLKNSDVSVTFIVMNKCEDDIPRVHTLFQENFTTKKGNSGLGLSTLKEITESKSNVLLDTTIENNYFVQKVEILNT, from the coding sequence ATGGAGTTTTTAAATTCGGTTTATATCTCTATTTATCAACTTATAGTGATATTTGTTGTGCTTAGAATTATAGGTAACGTGAAATACACACTTAGGGATTATATTTCTATTATAGGAATAGTAATCCCTTCAACTTTTTTATATTTTGTTTTTGGTCCGAAAACAATACTCATATTAGTTGTCTTTACAACTATTTTTATGTTTATTAGAAATAAAATAATAGGTCTAGTTCTTAGTGTTTTAACTTTTCTATTATTATATATTTCTAATTTTTTTACTATATGGATAGCTACGCTAATAATAAAATTCAATTTACATAATTACATAATGATTTTACTTTACACAATAATCTTTACCATAATCGCTCTGATGTTGGCATTTGTCACTAGATATTTTATTCAGCGATTATCCCGTTCCATCTTATCGCTAAACAAAATCTACCTTACTTTAATTGGCATTATATTATTGGCTACATTTTTAATTTTATATATGTATATGCCAAAAGAAGTTATTTCGTATGGTGATTTTAAATATTTAGCCGTTATTTATGTCATCTTTATAATTATTATCGCGATTCTGATTATTACTGTTTCTTTCAGTATTATTCGTGAAATTCAATATAAGCGAAATATGAAAGAAATCGAAAATTATTATAAATATACTTTGCAAATCGAACAAATTAACAATGAAATGCGTAAGTTTAGACATGATTATGTCAATATTTTATCGACGATGTCAGATTACATCCGTGAAAATGACATGGAAGGTTTGCGTAACTATTTCACTAATGAAATTTTACCTATGCAAGACAGTATGCAAATGAATGCTGTTAAAATTAATGGTATTGAAAACTTAAAGCTAAGAGAAATCAAAGGCTTAGTCACGACGAAAATTTTACAAGCTCAAGAAATGAATATTAGCATTAGTGTTGAAGTAAATGAACAAATTACTAAAATAGACATGCCTACAATCGACTTAAGCCGTATTATTGGTATTATTATCGACAATGCCATTGAGGCCTCTGAGAATATTGATGAAGATCCATTAATTCGTATAGCCTTTTTAAAAAATAGTGATGTTTCAGTTACCTTTATCGTAATGAATAAATGTGAGGATGATATACCTCGTGTACACACCCTCTTCCAAGAAAACTTCACTACTAAAAAAGGTAATAGTGGTTTGGGATTATCGACTTTAAAAGAAATCACTGAATCGAAATCAAATGTATTATTAGATACAACAATCGAAAATAACTACTTTGTTCAAAAGGTTGAAATATTAAATACTTAA
- a CDS encoding carbon-nitrogen family hydrolase, with protein sequence MNIKVFQLKIEPADVSYNEENITAWFNRHVQPDTDVVVLPEMWNNGYALSQLDILADDNLTRSYQFIKNLAVQFNVDIVAGSVSNKRNGHVYNTAFTVLKDGSLVNVYDKTHLVPMLNEPAYLAPGEAVPEPYQLSNGTQATQIICYDLRFPELLRYPAAEGCEVAFYVAQWPEARLKHWQSLIQARAIENDMYIVGCNACGDDGNTQYAGHSMVVDPNGEILEEVGATEKCITLTLDLEKVKQQRAAIPVFDNRRKELYK encoded by the coding sequence ATGAACATTAAAGTATTCCAACTAAAAATAGAACCTGCCGATGTATCATATAACGAAGAAAATATAACAGCATGGTTTAATAGACATGTGCAACCAGATACAGATGTCGTCGTTTTGCCAGAAATGTGGAATAATGGTTACGCGTTATCACAACTCGACATTTTAGCTGATGATAATCTAACTCGTAGCTATCAATTCATAAAAAATTTAGCGGTACAATTCAATGTCGATATTGTAGCCGGATCGGTTTCTAACAAAAGAAATGGGCACGTATATAATACTGCATTTACAGTGCTTAAAGACGGTAGTTTAGTTAATGTATATGATAAAACACACCTTGTACCTATGTTAAATGAACCTGCTTATTTAGCACCTGGTGAAGCGGTGCCTGAACCTTATCAATTAAGTAATGGTACACAAGCTACACAAATTATTTGCTATGACTTAAGATTTCCTGAATTATTGCGTTATCCAGCTGCAGAGGGTTGTGAAGTCGCCTTTTATGTTGCGCAATGGCCCGAAGCCAGATTAAAACATTGGCAGTCATTGATACAAGCCAGAGCAATAGAGAACGATATGTATATTGTAGGATGTAATGCCTGTGGTGACGATGGCAATACACAGTATGCTGGTCATTCAATGGTAGTAGATCCAAACGGAGAAATTTTAGAAGAAGTAGGCGCTACTGAAAAATGTATCACCTTAACTTTAGATTTAGAAAAAGTGAAACAACAACGCGCCGCAATTCCAGTTTTTGATAATAGAAGAAAAGAGTTATATAAATAA
- a CDS encoding bacillithiol transferase BstA, giving the protein MTKKTVFDVIDMGVNYLVSVYDKWGVEEVLDNQNEVFPNTLHWQYGHVLTIFESALSLCEQNEVDIALYSSLFGYGSSPKDWNDADVPSIDEIINNIKTLPDRARNLTDVQLEQELSETIAGCNTLDELLTLNAIHIPLHAGKIEEMTRVLKSER; this is encoded by the coding sequence ATGACGAAAAAAACAGTTTTTGATGTAATCGATATGGGTGTGAATTATCTAGTATCTGTTTATGATAAATGGGGAGTAGAAGAGGTTCTTGATAATCAAAATGAGGTATTTCCAAACACATTACATTGGCAATATGGTCATGTGTTAACTATTTTCGAATCAGCCTTATCATTATGTGAACAAAATGAAGTAGATATTGCATTATATTCAAGTTTATTTGGCTATGGTTCTAGTCCTAAAGATTGGAACGATGCAGACGTGCCATCTATTGATGAAATCATTAACAATATTAAAACCTTACCTGACCGTGCTAGAAATTTAACTGACGTTCAATTAGAACAAGAATTGTCTGAGACAATTGCTGGTTGTAATACATTAGACGAATTACTCACTTTAAATGCAATTCATATTCCATTGCATGCAGGTAAAATCGAAGAAATGACAAGAGTTTTAAAATCAGAAAGATAA
- a CDS encoding carbohydrate kinase family protein, with product MGKLYAIGEALIDFIPNTTDSKLKDVETFSRQVGGAPCNVASTVQKLGGQSEMITQLGQDAFGDIIVETLEDIGVGTSFIKRTNEANTALAFVSLTKSGERDFSFYRKPSADMLYNRENIKELPITPNDILHFCSVDLVDSEMKEAHKAIIEKFKQQQGTICFDPNVRLPLWDSEEACKRAIREFIPHANIVKISDEELSFITDIKDDEQAINWLFQNNVEIVIYTKGAEGSELYFKDGTKIGHEGIKVKAIDTTGAGDAFIGAMLSKILNFETVNLTQELKQQGKDILAFSNLVAAKVTTNYGAIGSIPSLDEVDKSESLK from the coding sequence ATGGGTAAATTATATGCAATAGGCGAGGCATTAATAGATTTTATTCCTAATACGACAGATTCTAAGTTGAAAGATGTTGAAACATTTTCTAGACAGGTGGGTGGCGCACCTTGTAATGTCGCTAGCACAGTGCAAAAACTTGGCGGTCAGTCAGAAATGATTACACAACTAGGTCAAGATGCTTTTGGGGATATTATCGTCGAAACGCTAGAAGATATAGGTGTTGGCACGTCCTTTATTAAACGAACGAATGAAGCAAACACTGCGTTGGCGTTTGTGAGTTTAACAAAATCTGGAGAAAGAGATTTTTCATTTTACCGTAAACCTTCTGCTGATATGTTATACAACCGTGAAAATATAAAAGAATTACCTATAACACCAAACGATATCTTACATTTTTGTTCTGTTGATTTAGTAGACAGTGAAATGAAAGAGGCGCATAAGGCAATCATTGAAAAATTTAAGCAACAACAAGGTACGATATGTTTTGATCCAAATGTAAGATTGCCTTTGTGGGACAGTGAAGAGGCATGTAAGCGTGCGATAAGAGAGTTTATACCTCATGCCAATATCGTTAAAATTTCTGATGAAGAACTTTCATTCATTACAGATATTAAAGATGATGAGCAAGCAATTAACTGGCTATTTCAAAATAATGTTGAGATTGTTATTTATACTAAAGGTGCTGAAGGTTCAGAATTATATTTTAAAGATGGCACTAAAATAGGTCATGAAGGCATTAAAGTGAAAGCAATCGATACGACTGGTGCAGGAGATGCGTTTATAGGCGCAATGTTAAGTAAAATTTTGAATTTCGAAACTGTTAATTTAACACAAGAATTGAAGCAACAAGGTAAGGATATACTAGCATTTAGTAATTTAGTCGCGGCAAAAGTAACGACGAATTATGGCGCAATTGGGAGTATTCCTAGCTTGGACGAAGTTGATAAAAGTGAATCGTTAAAATAA
- the groES gene encoding co-chaperone GroES, with amino-acid sequence MLKPLGNRVIIEKVEQEQTTKSGIVLTDSAKEKSNEGKIIAVGAGRLLENGTRVAPEVKEGDNVVFQQYAGTEVKRGDDTYLILNEDDILAVIE; translated from the coding sequence ATGTTAAAACCATTAGGTAACCGAGTAATTATTGAAAAAGTGGAACAAGAACAAACAACAAAAAGTGGTATTGTCTTAACAGATAGCGCTAAAGAAAAATCAAATGAAGGAAAAATAATTGCAGTTGGTGCAGGCCGTTTACTAGAAAATGGTACACGAGTTGCTCCTGAAGTAAAAGAAGGCGATAACGTTGTATTCCAACAATATGCGGGTACAGAAGTTAAACGCGGTGATGATACTTATTTAATTTTAAATGAAGATGACATTTTAGCTGTTATTGAATAA
- a CDS encoding SdrH family protein produces MKYNKRKKLMTSSVALCLSVSMFTSPIHGATESLSTNTNESNETTDSEANNEEVSTFSTDNESQQADNNNENEDANNSTNNNKENNSKTQDDINNNTTENNTDNNSSDSSQDDTTNNQDNKEDNSDDNDNTSEDKKQDDAQNNKDPKDFPAKDEDHTDDSGTTKGGGSGGGSGNGAPTNNNSEGNGTGNGSNTNNTGGNTNGTNGSYYPNPGNNTGNYSAPNQYGGSGGGGPQNQQPNNNGGMNSNQTNNNSNNNQSYYHYSWQTGSGYNANNTKPNNNQYYNGANNNHTYRNDNKNNSYNVDNNRPQVNRNQNNNQHYYYWNNNNNNQTPKNNNSVNNQNNFANKTDNYNNEAQTNNQHNDDNVMNKFQKVAPGSFKYNPYVVSQVKSLDKDKQRVSENQIDQVVSKKSFDDNSYLNALQRGTNYFKFQYFNPIKFDTYYKNLDKQVLALITGEIGSMPDLKSPKENKSQGSYEYEKSDENELTTTKKESAAQDNNLKFERALFALIATMVIIFVGTIIAYFVKVTRDRYFNRKKPLK; encoded by the coding sequence TTGAAATATAATAAGCGTAAAAAATTAATGACTTCAAGTGTTGCATTATGCTTAAGTGTATCAATGTTCACTTCACCTATACACGGTGCAACAGAGTCATTATCAACTAACACTAATGAAAGTAACGAGACGACAGATAGTGAAGCTAACAATGAAGAAGTATCTACATTTTCAACAGATAATGAATCACAACAAGCAGATAATAATAACGAAAATGAAGATGCTAATAATTCGACTAACAATAACAAAGAAAATAATAGTAAAACACAAGACGATATAAATAATAATACGACAGAAAATAATACGGATAATAATTCATCTGACAGTTCGCAAGATGATACTACTAACAATCAAGATAATAAAGAAGATAATTCAGATGACAACGACAATACATCAGAAGATAAGAAACAAGACGATGCTCAAAATAATAAAGACCCAAAAGATTTTCCGGCAAAAGATGAAGATCATACCGATGATAGTGGCACTACAAAAGGTGGTGGCTCTGGGGGCGGTTCTGGTAACGGCGCGCCGACGAATAATAACTCTGAAGGTAATGGTACAGGAAACGGAAGTAATACCAATAATACAGGTGGTAATACAAATGGCACTAATGGGAGCTATTATCCTAACCCTGGCAATAATACAGGAAATTATTCTGCGCCAAATCAATATGGCGGTTCTGGAGGTGGCGGCCCTCAAAACCAACAACCAAACAATAATGGTGGCATGAATAGTAACCAAACTAACAATAATTCAAATAATAACCAATCCTATTATCATTATAGTTGGCAAACAGGTTCAGGATATAATGCCAACAATACTAAACCAAATAATAATCAATATTATAATGGTGCCAATAATAATCACACTTATCGTAATGATAATAAAAATAACTCTTACAATGTGGATAATAACAGACCACAAGTGAATAGAAATCAAAATAATAATCAGCACTATTATTATTGGAATAATAATAACAATAATCAAACTCCTAAAAATAACAATAGCGTTAATAACCAAAACAACTTTGCTAACAAAACGGATAATTATAATAATGAAGCGCAAACTAACAATCAACATAATGATGATAACGTTATGAATAAGTTCCAAAAAGTAGCGCCGGGTTCGTTTAAATATAATCCATATGTTGTCAGCCAAGTGAAAAGTTTAGACAAAGATAAGCAACGCGTTTCTGAAAATCAAATTGATCAAGTGGTATCTAAAAAATCTTTTGATGATAATTCATATTTAAATGCGTTACAACGAGGAACTAATTATTTTAAATTCCAATATTTTAATCCAATTAAATTTGACACATATTACAAAAATTTAGACAAACAAGTCTTGGCTTTAATCACGGGTGAGATAGGTTCTATGCCTGATTTAAAATCACCAAAAGAAAATAAATCTCAAGGCTCATATGAGTATGAAAAAAGTGATGAGAACGAATTAACTACGACTAAAAAAGAGAGTGCAGCACAAGACAATAATTTGAAATTTGAACGTGCTTTATTTGCTTTAATAGCTACTATGGTTATTATTTTTGTTGGCACTATTATTGCATATTTCGTCAAAGTAACTAGAGATAGATATTTTAATAGAAAGAAACCTCTTAAATAA
- the agrD gene encoding cyclic lactone autoinducer peptide AgrD → MNFLNSIFSFFAKFFEVLGAVSGVNPCSGFFDEPEVPEELTKLYE, encoded by the coding sequence ATGAATTTTTTAAATAGTATCTTTTCATTTTTCGCTAAGTTTTTTGAAGTTTTAGGAGCTGTATCAGGTGTTAACCCTTGCAGCGGATTTTTCGATGAACCTGAAGTCCCAGAAGAACTAACAAAATTATACGAATAA
- a CDS encoding DinB family protein — MIREQYQASYNLLKQHLKDIDEKKATFQPDTSNNNIKWQLGHIILLNDFLIFETINGEKALAQPAAKYFLWGTSPNDFDGGEPSFDELKLLLDNQFDKIFNALEEQLTKTREEPIELKNIDVYMEDFNQSIHFAILHINRHFGQIVLLKSMIDNLD; from the coding sequence ATGATTAGAGAACAATACCAAGCGTCATATAATTTATTGAAACAACATTTAAAAGATATTGATGAAAAGAAAGCTACATTTCAACCCGATACTTCTAATAACAATATTAAGTGGCAATTAGGTCATATAATATTACTGAATGACTTTTTAATATTTGAAACAATTAATGGAGAAAAGGCGTTAGCGCAACCTGCTGCAAAATATTTCCTATGGGGGACTTCTCCAAACGACTTTGATGGGGGCGAACCATCTTTTGATGAATTAAAATTATTATTAGATAATCAATTCGATAAAATATTCAATGCTTTAGAAGAACAATTAACAAAGACTAGAGAAGAACCAATTGAACTTAAAAATATAGACGTTTATATGGAGGATTTTAACCAGTCTATTCACTTTGCAATTTTGCATATTAATCGACACTTTGGCCAAATTGTCTTATTAAAATCTATGATTGATAATTTAGATTAA
- a CDS encoding accessory gene regulator AgrB yields the protein MLKSIETRIDTFAKYLQERNNLDHIAYLKIRLGMQVFVSNIFKTIVAYGVSILFNLFFYTLTVHITYALIRFFAHGAHAKSSLLCHVQNLLLFVFLPWLVVYTQISVGIMYCLAIIGFIILCIYAPAATKKQPIPTKLKAKKKRNTIILSVIILLISIVINEPYQQLILLGVIIIAVAQLPIFFPKEEA from the coding sequence ATGCTAAAATCGATAGAAACCCGAATAGACACCTTTGCTAAATACTTGCAAGAACGAAATAATTTAGATCATATTGCTTATTTAAAGATTCGTTTAGGCATGCAAGTCTTTGTCAGCAACATATTTAAAACGATTGTAGCATATGGTGTTTCAATCCTGTTTAATTTATTTTTTTACACTCTCACTGTTCATATAACATATGCTTTAATTAGATTTTTTGCGCATGGCGCACATGCGAAATCTTCATTACTGTGTCACGTACAAAATTTATTGTTATTTGTTTTTTTACCTTGGCTAGTAGTGTATACTCAAATAAGCGTTGGAATTATGTATTGCCTAGCAATAATTGGGTTCATTATCTTATGTATATATGCCCCAGCTGCTACTAAAAAGCAACCTATTCCAACTAAATTAAAAGCTAAGAAAAAAAGAAATACAATAATACTTTCAGTAATTATTTTATTAATTTCAATTGTCATTAACGAACCTTATCAACAGCTAATATTGTTAGGTGTTATCATTATAGCTGTTGCACAATTACCAATATTTTTCCCTAAGGAGGAAGCATAA
- the mroQ gene encoding intramembrane glutamic endopeptidase MroQ, whose translation MSRLWVSIFTLVLYGLAQVGPIILKAAGVFNSFSNKSQAYAIIFSQVILFILAAIIITFLHNTIANPTKLELQTKERKRYIVLWAIVGFFIVMIYQVIAGAINIYVLGAPKQSPNTERIMEIARKVPLFIILISVVGPILEEYVFRKVIFGELYNIIKGNKTLKFIIAGVVSATLFALAHSDPSFFIIYFGMGLIFAGFYAYTKRIWVPILIHVFQNGLVVIIQVLVGPEKIKEMQDATSFIVHFIN comes from the coding sequence ATGTCACGTTTATGGGTATCCATATTCACCTTAGTTCTTTATGGACTTGCACAAGTTGGTCCTATTATTTTAAAAGCTGCAGGTGTTTTCAATAGTTTTAGTAACAAATCACAGGCGTATGCAATAATTTTTAGCCAAGTTATCTTATTTATTCTTGCAGCTATTATAATTACATTTTTACATAATACAATAGCTAATCCAACTAAATTAGAGTTACAAACCAAAGAGCGTAAAAGATATATTGTCCTATGGGCAATTGTTGGTTTTTTCATAGTTATGATTTACCAAGTCATTGCTGGTGCTATTAATATATACGTTTTGGGTGCACCAAAACAAAGCCCCAATACTGAAAGAATTATGGAAATCGCTAGGAAAGTGCCACTATTTATCATCTTAATTTCTGTAGTCGGCCCTATTCTCGAAGAATATGTCTTCCGTAAAGTTATCTTTGGCGAATTGTACAATATCATCAAAGGCAATAAAACTTTAAAATTTATTATTGCTGGCGTAGTTAGTGCAACACTATTTGCTTTAGCACATAGTGACCCTTCTTTCTTTATTATTTATTTTGGGATGGGCTTAATTTTTGCTGGATTTTATGCTTACACTAAGCGTATTTGGGTCCCTATACTCATTCACGTATTTCAAAATGGTCTAGTAGTAATTATTCAAGTATTGGTCGGACCTGAAAAAATTAAAGAAATGCAAGATGCAACTTCATTTATTGTTCATTTTATTAATTAA
- the groL gene encoding chaperonin GroEL (60 kDa chaperone family; promotes refolding of misfolded polypeptides especially under stressful conditions; forms two stacked rings of heptamers to form a barrel-shaped 14mer; ends can be capped by GroES; misfolded proteins enter the barrel where they are refolded when GroES binds) — protein sequence MAKDLKFSEDARQAMLRGVDKLANAVKVTIGPKGRNVVLDKEYTSPLITNDGVTIAKEIELEDPYENMGAKLVQEVANKTNEIAGDGTTTATVLAQAMIQEGLKNVTSGANPVGIRQGIDKAVEVAIEALHGISQKVENKNEIAQVGSISAADEEIGKYISEAMEKVGNDGVITIEESNGFNTELEVVEGMQFDRGYQSPYMVTDSDKMVAELENPYILITDKKISSFQDVLPLLEQVVQSNRPILIVADEVEGDALTNIVLNCMRGTFTAVAVKAPGFGDRRKAMLEDLAILTGAQVITDDLGLELKEASLDMLGTASKAEITKDNTTVVNGDGDQNSIDARVSQIKSQIEETDSEFDKEKLQERLAKLAGGVAVIRVGAASETELKERKLRIEDALNSTRAAVEEGIVAGGGTAFMNIYDKVNAIEAEGDIATGINIVLKALESPVRQIAENAGLEGSIIVERLKNAEVGVGYNAATNEWVNMLDAGVVDPTKVTRSSLQHAASVAAMFLTTEAVVANIPDKDDNDPQQGMGGMPGMM from the coding sequence ATGGCAAAAGACTTGAAATTCTCAGAAGACGCACGTCAAGCAATGTTACGTGGTGTCGATAAGCTAGCAAATGCAGTAAAAGTAACGATTGGTCCAAAAGGCCGAAATGTGGTACTTGATAAAGAATATACTTCACCATTAATCACTAACGACGGTGTTACGATTGCTAAAGAAATAGAACTAGAAGATCCATATGAAAATATGGGTGCGAAATTAGTTCAAGAAGTAGCTAATAAGACAAATGAAATTGCAGGTGACGGTACGACGACTGCAACAGTGTTAGCACAAGCGATGATTCAAGAAGGCTTGAAAAACGTTACAAGTGGTGCGAACCCTGTAGGTATTAGACAAGGAATCGACAAAGCCGTTGAAGTTGCAATCGAAGCATTACACGGTATCTCTCAAAAAGTCGAAAATAAAAACGAAATTGCGCAAGTAGGTTCTATTTCTGCTGCTGATGAAGAAATTGGTAAATATATTTCTGAAGCAATGGAAAAAGTTGGTAACGATGGGGTTATTACGATCGAAGAATCTAATGGTTTTAATACTGAATTAGAAGTTGTTGAAGGTATGCAATTTGATAGAGGTTACCAATCTCCATATATGGTAACTGATTCAGATAAAATGGTAGCAGAATTAGAAAATCCATATATTTTAATTACAGACAAAAAGATTTCTTCATTCCAAGATGTTTTACCTTTATTAGAACAAGTCGTGCAATCTAACCGTCCAATTTTAATTGTTGCAGATGAAGTTGAAGGTGACGCACTTACAAATATCGTACTTAACTGTATGAGAGGTACATTCACTGCTGTAGCAGTTAAAGCACCAGGATTTGGTGATCGTCGTAAAGCAATGTTAGAAGACTTAGCAATCTTAACAGGTGCACAAGTTATTACTGATGACCTTGGTTTAGAACTTAAAGAAGCATCATTAGACATGTTAGGTACTGCTAGCAAAGCAGAAATTACTAAAGACAACACAACTGTCGTTAATGGTGACGGAGACCAAAACAGTATTGATGCTCGTGTAAGCCAAATCAAATCACAAATCGAAGAAACTGATTCAGAATTTGATAAAGAAAAATTACAAGAACGTTTAGCTAAATTAGCAGGTGGCGTTGCAGTTATTCGTGTAGGTGCTGCGAGTGAAACTGAACTTAAAGAACGTAAATTACGTATTGAAGATGCATTAAACTCTACTAGAGCAGCGGTAGAAGAAGGCATTGTAGCAGGTGGCGGTACAGCATTTATGAACATTTATGATAAAGTTAATGCTATTGAAGCTGAAGGCGACATTGCGACTGGTATTAATATTGTCTTAAAAGCATTAGAATCACCGGTAAGACAAATTGCTGAAAATGCTGGTCTTGAAGGCTCAATTATTGTTGAAAGACTTAAAAACGCTGAAGTAGGTGTTGGATATAATGCAGCTACAAATGAATGGGTAAACATGCTTGATGCAGGTGTTGTTGATCCAACAAAAGTAACGCGTTCTTCATTACAACACGCAGCAAGTGTCGCAGCAATGTTCTTAACAACTGAAGCGGTTGTAGCGAACATTCCTGATAAAGATGACAACGACCCACAACAAGGCATGGGCGGCATGCCAGGTATGATGTAA
- a CDS encoding nitroreductase family protein yields MGIFKSNKSNLSSFQNAVENRRTIYNLEQEISISDKQLEEIIEHTIKHVPSSFNSQSTRIVLLLNDNNDKFWEIAKETIKNKMGPDRDFQPTADKIDNFKHSYGTILFYEDEEVIEGLQNQMPNYAENFSIWSTQTNAMHQFAVWTALSTEGIGASLQHYNPLVDTAVADAFDIPKNWNLMAQMPFGNIRQEAGEKSFNDVDARFLVRK; encoded by the coding sequence ATGGGAATTTTTAAAAGTAATAAAAGTAATTTATCTTCATTCCAAAATGCAGTAGAAAACAGACGTACGATTTATAATTTAGAACAAGAGATTTCAATTTCAGATAAACAATTAGAAGAAATTATCGAACATACTATTAAACATGTACCTTCTTCTTTCAACTCACAGTCTACACGTATCGTATTATTACTAAATGATAACAACGATAAATTCTGGGAAATTGCTAAAGAAACAATTAAAAACAAAATGGGTCCAGATAGAGACTTCCAACCCACTGCTGATAAAATTGATAACTTTAAACACTCTTACGGTACGATTTTATTTTATGAAGATGAAGAAGTTATTGAAGGATTACAAAATCAAATGCCAAATTATGCAGAAAACTTCTCAATTTGGTCTACACAAACAAATGCCATGCATCAATTTGCAGTATGGACAGCATTAAGTACTGAAGGTATCGGTGCTTCATTACAACACTACAATCCATTAGTTGACACAGCAGTAGCTGATGCATTTGATATACCTAAAAACTGGAACTTAATGGCTCAAATGCCTTTTGGTAACATCAGACAAGAAGCTGGCGAAAAATCATTTAATGATGTTGATGCACGTTTCTTAGTACGTAAATAA